The Kribbella amoyensis genomic sequence GGCTGGTGATCGAGTCGGACTTCCCGCGGTACTTCCTGAACAGCGTGATCGTGGCCGCCGGGACCGTGATCCCGGCCGGCGCGATCGCGTTCATGGCGGCGTACGCGATCGTCCGCGGCGCCGGCAGCCGGTTCCTCGGGCTGACCAACGGGCTGTTCCTGATGGGCCTGGCGATCCCGCTGCAGGCGACGATCATCCCGGTCTATCTGCTGATCATCCGGATGCACCTGTACGACAGCCTGCTCGCGCTGATCCTGCCGTCGATCGCGTTCGCCATCCCGTTGTCGGTGCTGGTGCTGACCAACTTCATCCGGGACGTGCCGAAGGAGCTGTTCGAGTCGATGCGGGTCGACGGTGCCAGCGAGTGGGACATGCTGCGCAAGCTCGCCCTGCCGCTCACCCAGCCGGCCCTCGTCACGGTCGGGATCTACAACGGCCTGGCCGTCTGGAACGGTTTCCTGCTGCCGCTGATCCTGACCCAGAGCCCGGACAAACGGACCCTGCCGCTCGCACTGTGGACGTTCCAGGGCCAGTACTCCGTGAACGTGCCGGCCGTACTAGCGTCGGTGGTGCTGACCACGTTGCCGATCGTCGTCCTCTACGCGATCGGGCGACGGCAGCTGCTGAGCGGTCTGACCGCCGGGTTCAGCAAGTGACCTGACCCCTCGGAGGCAGCGCCGCCTCCGCCGTGAAGACCCCCAAGAGACGGAGACCATCACATGACCGATGCCGACTTCACGCCCACCCGGGACGACAAGTTCTCCTTCGGGTTGTGGACCGTCGGTTGGCAGGGTGTCGACGTGTTCGGTGGCGCGGTCCGGCCGGTGCTGGACCCGGCCGAGGCGGTGC encodes the following:
- a CDS encoding carbohydrate ABC transporter permease is translated as MAAVTSEPRATARPAGGGGVPIGRKLLRMNWLGGTAGWLWLVIVLVPLYWIVVTSFKAQSAYFSQNPFAPPADPTLDNYRLVIESDFPRYFLNSVIVAAGTVIPAGAIAFMAAYAIVRGAGSRFLGLTNGLFLMGLAIPLQATIIPVYLLIIRMHLYDSLLALILPSIAFAIPLSVLVLTNFIRDVPKELFESMRVDGASEWDMLRKLALPLTQPALVTVGIYNGLAVWNGFLLPLILTQSPDKRTLPLALWTFQGQYSVNVPAVLASVVLTTLPIVVLYAIGRRQLLSGLTAGFSK